Proteins encoded in a region of the Bubalus bubalis isolate 160015118507 breed Murrah chromosome 9, NDDB_SH_1, whole genome shotgun sequence genome:
- the CAMSAP3 gene encoding calmodulin-regulated spectrin-associated protein 3 isoform X3: MVEAAPPGPGPLRRTFLVPEIKSLDQYDFSRAKAAASLAWVLRAAFGGAEHVPSELWEPFYTDQYAQEHVKPPVTRLLLSAELYCRAWRQALPQLEAPPSPSALLALLARRGTVPALPERPVQEADLRHQPILMGAHLAVIDALMVAFAFEWTKTLPGPLALASLEHKLLFWVDTTIRRLQEKTEQEAAQRATPAAPADGVAPAQPSCPTRWYWKLVPIRYRKDRAVARRAPCFPTVTSLQDLASGAALAATIHCYCPQLLRLEEVCLKDPMSVADSLYNLQLVQDFCASRLPRGCPLSLEDLLYVPPPLKVNLMVLLAELFMCFEVLKPDFVQVKDLPDGHAASPQATEASTPQNSGSSSPVFNFRHPLLSPGGPQSPLRGSTGSLKSSPSMSHMEALGKAWNRQLSRPLSQAVSFSTPFGLDSDVDVVMGDPVLLRSVSSDSLGPQRPVPARTPAQPPPETGDLPTIEEALQIIHSAEPRLLPDGAADGSFYLHSPEGSSKLPLASPYPQEGASKPLPDGPTKVSAYLPHPEGPSKPAPCPAGEVSKPPALPEGSPKVAASSPAASNSEVKMTSFAERKKQLVKAEVEAGSPVATPGAPEALSSEMSELGARLEEKRRAIEAQKRRIEAIFAKHRQRLGKNAFLQVQPREAGGEAEAELGPAPGGERPAGEGQGEPSPRPKAVTFSPELGPVPPEGLGDYNRAVSKLSAALNSLQRDMQRLTDQQQRLLAPPESSTVAPTPAAAAWVIPGPTTGPKAASPSPARRAPAARRSHGPGPSPGPSPTPRSPKHARPAELRLAPLTRVLTPPHDVDSLPHLRKFSPSQVPVQTRSSILLAEGPPPEEPAARPGLIEIPLSSLEEPAAEDEGDGSPPGAEDSLEEEASSEGEPRTGLGFFYKDEDKPEDEMAQKRASLLERQQRRAEEARRRKQWQEAEKEQRREEASRLAQEEVAPSPPAPTAPTASAATPAPAARAPAEEEVGPRRGEFTRLEYERRAQLKLMDDLDKVLRPRAAGSGGPGRGGRRAPRPRSGCCDDSALARSPARGLLGSRLSKIYSQSTLSLSTVANEAPSNLGVKRPTSRAPSPSGLMSPSRLPGSREREWDNGSNASSPASVPEYTGPRLYKEPSAKSNKFIIHNALSHCCLAGKVNEPQKNRILEEIEKSKANHFLILFRDSSCQFRALYTLSAETEELSRLAGYGPRTVTPAMVEGIYKYNSDRKRFTQIPAKTMSMSVDAFTIQGHLWQSKKPTTPKKGSSTPK; the protein is encoded by the exons ATGGTGGAGGCGGCGCCCCCGGGGCCCGGGCCGCTGCGGAGGACCTTCCTGGTGCCCGAGATCAAGTCGCTGGACCAGTACGATTTCTCGCGGGCTAAGGCGGCGGCCAGCCTGGCGTGGGTGCTGCGGGCCGCATTCGGGGGCGCAG AGCATGTGCCCTCGGAGCTGTGGGAGCCCTTCTACACGGATCAGTACGCCCAGGAGCATGTGAAGCCCCCGGTGACACGGCTGCTGCTCTCGGCCGAGCTGTACTGCCGGGCCTGGCGCCAGGCGCTGCCGCAGCTCGAAGCACCCCCTAGCCCTTCTGCGCTTCTGGCACTGCTGGCACGGAGGGGCACAGTGCCTGCGCTGCCCGAGCGCCCAGTGCAGGAGGCCGACCTGAGGCACCAGCCTATCCTCATG GGAGCCCATCTAGCTGTCATTGATGCCCTCATGGTTGCCTTCGCCTTCGAGTGGACAAAGACACTGCCTGGTCCCTTGGCCCTAGCCAGCTTGGAGCACAAGCTCCTTTTCTGGGTAGACACG ACCATCCGGCGTCTGCAGGAGAAGACGGAGCAGGAAGCTGCCCAGAGAGCTACTCCAGCGGCCCCTGCAGATGGGGTGGCCCCAGCGCAGCCTTCG TGCCCCACACGCTGGTACTGGAAGCTGGTTCCT ATTCGATATCGCAAGGACCGTGCGGTGGCCCGACGTGCCCCCTGCTTTCCGACGGTGACCAGCCTCCAGGACCTGGCAAGTGGGGCAGCGCTGGCCGCCACAATCCACTGCTACTGTCCCCAGCTCTTGCGACTTGAGG AGGTATGCCTCAAGGACCCCATGTCTGTGGCGGACAGCCTGTACAACCTCCAGCTGGTGCAGGATTTCTGTGCCTCCCGCCTCCCTCGGGGCTGCCCGCTGTCCTTGGAGGACCTTCTCTATGTCCCACCGCCCCTCAAG GTCAACCTGATGGTGCTGCTGGCTGAGTTGTTCATGTGTTTCGAGGTGCTGAAACCTGACTTTGTGCAGGTCAAGGATCTGCCTGATGGTCACG CCGCCTCCCCCCAGGCCACAGAGGCCTCTACTCCCCAGAACAGCGGCAGCAG CtctcctgtcttcaatttccGCCATCCACTCCTGTcacctggtgggccccagtccccACTCCGAGGATCCACAG GCTCGCTGAAGTCCTCCCCGTCCATGTCCCACATGGAGGCCCTCGGCAAAGCCTGGAACCGTCAGCTCAG CCGTCCCCTTTCCCAGGCCGTGTCGTTCAGCACCCCCTTTGGCCTGGACAGCGACGTGGATGTTGTCATGGGAGATCCCGTCCTACTGCGCTCCGTCAGCTCAGACAGCCTGGGTCCCCAGCGCCCTGTGCCAGCCCGGACCCCTGCGCAGCCACCCCCAGAGACTGGCGACCTGCCTACCATCGAGGAGGCCCTGCAGATCATCCACAGTGCCGAGCCCCGGCTGCTCCCAGATGGGGCTGCCGACGGCAGCTTCTACCTCCATTCCCCTGAGGGGTCCTCCAAACTGCCGCTGGCTTCCCCCTACCCACAGGAGGGGGCCTCAAAACCACTGCCTGACGGGCCCACCAAAGTATCTGCCTACTTGCCCCACCCCGAGGGCCCCTCAAAACCGGCTCCCTGCCCAGCTGGGGAGGTATCAAAACCACCAGCCCTGCCTGAGGGCTCCCCAAAGGTGGCAGCTTCATCCCCAGCAGCCAGCAACTCTGAAGTGAAGATGACCAGCTTTGCTGAACGCAAGAAGCAGCTGGTGAAGGCCGAGGTCGAGGCCGGGTCCCCAGTGGCCACCCCGGGGGCACCGGAGGCCCTGAGCTCGGAGATGAGTGAGCTTGGAGCCCGGCTAGAGGAGAAACGCCGGGCCATCGAGGCCCAGAAGCGACGGATCGAGGCCATCTTTGCCAAGCACCGCCAACGACTGGGCAAGAATGCTTTCCTGCAGGTGCAGCCCCGGGAGGCTGGTGGGGaagcagaggcagagctgggcccGGCCCCTGGCGGGGAGCGGCCAGCAGGTGAGGGCCAGGGTGAGCCATCCCCACGGCCAAAGGCGGTGACCTTCTCACCAGAACTGGGCCCGGTGCCCCCCGAAGGACTGGGGGACTATAACCGGGCAGTGAGCAAGCTGAGCGCGGCACTCAACTCTCTGCAGCGGGACATGCAGAGGCTCACAGACCAGCAGCAGCGGCTCCTGGCCCCACCCGAGTCCTCCACAGTCGCCCCTACTCCAGCTGCCGCCGCGTGGGTCATCCCCGGTCCCACAACGGGCCCCAAAGCTGCATCCCCCAGCCCCGCCCGGCGCGCCCCAGCTGCCCGGCGCAGCCACGGGCCGGGCCCCAGCCCCGGCCCCAGCCCCACACCCCGCAGCCCCAAACACGCGCGGCCAGCAGAGCTGCGGCTGGCGCCCCTGACCAGGGTGCTCACGCCCCCACACGACGTGGACAGCCTCCCCCATCTGCGCAAGTTCTCACCGAGCCAGGTGCCGGTGCAGACGCGCTCCTCCATCCTCCTGGCCGAGGGGCCGCCCCCCGAGGAGCCCGCAGCACGGCCTGGCCTCATCGAGATCCCACTGAGCAGCCTGGAGGAGCCAGCGGCTGAGGACGAGGGAGATGGGAGCCCCCCTGGGGCTGAGGACTCCTTAGAGGAGGAAGCGTCTTCAGAGGGAGAGCCCCGCACCGGACTGGGCTTCTTCTATAAG GATGAAGACAAGCCCGAGGACGAGATGGCCCAGAAGCGGGCCAGCCTGCTGGAACGGCAGCAGCGGCGGGCTGAGGAGGCGCGGCGGAGGAAGCAGTGGCAGGAGGCCGAGAAGGAGCAGCGGAGGGAGGAGGCCTCGAG GCTGGCCCAGGAGGAGGTGGCCCCCAGCCCCCCTGCACCCACAGCTCCTACGGCCTCTGCTGCAACCCCAGCCCCAGCTGCCCGGGCCCCTGCTGAGGAGGAGGTGGGCCCCCGGCGGGGGGAGTTCACACGGCTGGAGTATGAACGCCGGGCCCAGCTGAAGCTGATGGACGATCTTGATAAGGTGCTGCGGCCCCGGGCAGCAGGGAGTGGGGGGCCGGGCCGCGGCGGTCGGAGGGCCCCCCGGCCACGCTCTGGTTGCTGTGATGACTCGGCCCTGGCTCGGAGCCCAGCCCGTGGACTGCTGG GCTCTCGGCTCAGCAAAATCTACTCCCAGTCCACCCTGTCTCTGTCCACGGTGGCCAACGAGGCCCCCAGTAACCTTGGTGTGAAGAGGCCCACATCTCG GGCTCCATCTCCATCGGGCCTCATGTCCCCCAGCCGCCTGCCCGGCAGCCGCGAACGTGAGTGGGACAATGGCAGCAACGCATCTTCCCCGGCCTCAGTGCCTGAGTATACGG GTCCGCGGCTGTACAAGGAGCCGAGTGCCAAGTCCAACAAGTTCATCATCCACAATGCCCTGTCACACTGCTGCCTGGCGGGCAAGGTGAATGAGCCACAGAAGAACCGCATTCTTGAG GAGATCGAGAAGAGCAAGGCCAACCACTTCCTGATCCTCTTCCGCGACTCAAGCTGCCAGTTCCGGGCCCTGTACACACTGTCCGCAGAAACAGAGGAGCTGTCACggctggcaggctatggcccCCGCACGGTCACACCAGCCATGGTCGAGGGCATCTACAAGTACAACTCAGACCGCAAGCGCTTCACGCAGATCCCTGCCAAGACCATGTCGATGAGCGTGGATGCCTTCACCATCCAGGGACACCTCTGGCAGAGCAAGAAGCCCACCACTCCCAAGAAGGGCAGCAGCACCCCCAAATAG
- the CAMSAP3 gene encoding calmodulin-regulated spectrin-associated protein 3 isoform X1 — MVEAAPPGPGPLRRTFLVPEIKSLDQYDFSRAKAAASLAWVLRAAFGGAEHVPSELWEPFYTDQYAQEHVKPPVTRLLLSAELYCRAWRQALPQLEAPPSPSALLALLARRGTVPALPERPVQEADLRHQPILMGAHLAVIDALMVAFAFEWTKTLPGPLALASLEHKLLFWVDTTIRRLQEKTEQEAAQRATPAAPADGVAPAQPSCPTRWYWKLVPHAIAFCLKESGSKPPMIRYRKDRAVARRAPCFPTVTSLQDLASGAALAATIHCYCPQLLRLEEVCLKDPMSVADSLYNLQLVQDFCASRLPRGCPLSLEDLLYVPPPLKVNLMVLLAELFMCFEVLKPDFVQVKDLPDGHAASPQATEASTPQNSGSSSPVFNFRHPLLSPGGPQSPLRGSTGSLKSSPSMSHMEALGKAWNRQLSRPLSQAVSFSTPFGLDSDVDVVMGDPVLLRSVSSDSLGPQRPVPARTPAQPPPETGDLPTIEEALQIIHSAEPRLLPDGAADGSFYLHSPEGSSKLPLASPYPQEGASKPLPDGPTKVSAYLPHPEGPSKPAPCPAGEVSKPPALPEGSPKVAASSPAASNSEVKMTSFAERKKQLVKAEVEAGSPVATPGAPEALSSEMSELGARLEEKRRAIEAQKRRIEAIFAKHRQRLGKNAFLQVQPREAGGEAEAELGPAPGGERPAGEGQGEPSPRPKAVTFSPELGPVPPEGLGDYNRAVSKLSAALNSLQRDMQRLTDQQQRLLAPPESSTVAPTPAAAAWVIPGPTTGPKAASPSPARRAPAARRSHGPGPSPGPSPTPRSPKHARPAELRLAPLTRVLTPPHDVDSLPHLRKFSPSQVPVQTRSSILLAEGPPPEEPAARPGLIEIPLSSLEEPAAEDEGDGSPPGAEDSLEEEASSEGEPRTGLGFFYKDEDKPEDEMAQKRASLLERQQRRAEEARRRKQWQEAEKEQRREEASRLAQEEVAPSPPAPTAPTASAATPAPAARAPAEEEVGPRRGEFTRLEYERRAQLKLMDDLDKVLRPRAAGSGGPGRGGRRAPRPRSGCCDDSALARSPARGLLGSRLSKIYSQSTLSLSTVANEAPSNLGVKRPTSRAPSPSGLMSPSRLPGSREREWDNGSNASSPASVPEYTGPRLYKEPSAKSNKFIIHNALSHCCLAGKVNEPQKNRILEEIEKSKANHFLILFRDSSCQFRALYTLSAETEELSRLAGYGPRTVTPAMVEGIYKYNSDRKRFTQIPAKTMSMSVDAFTIQGHLWQSKKPTTPKKGSSTPK; from the exons ATGGTGGAGGCGGCGCCCCCGGGGCCCGGGCCGCTGCGGAGGACCTTCCTGGTGCCCGAGATCAAGTCGCTGGACCAGTACGATTTCTCGCGGGCTAAGGCGGCGGCCAGCCTGGCGTGGGTGCTGCGGGCCGCATTCGGGGGCGCAG AGCATGTGCCCTCGGAGCTGTGGGAGCCCTTCTACACGGATCAGTACGCCCAGGAGCATGTGAAGCCCCCGGTGACACGGCTGCTGCTCTCGGCCGAGCTGTACTGCCGGGCCTGGCGCCAGGCGCTGCCGCAGCTCGAAGCACCCCCTAGCCCTTCTGCGCTTCTGGCACTGCTGGCACGGAGGGGCACAGTGCCTGCGCTGCCCGAGCGCCCAGTGCAGGAGGCCGACCTGAGGCACCAGCCTATCCTCATG GGAGCCCATCTAGCTGTCATTGATGCCCTCATGGTTGCCTTCGCCTTCGAGTGGACAAAGACACTGCCTGGTCCCTTGGCCCTAGCCAGCTTGGAGCACAAGCTCCTTTTCTGGGTAGACACG ACCATCCGGCGTCTGCAGGAGAAGACGGAGCAGGAAGCTGCCCAGAGAGCTACTCCAGCGGCCCCTGCAGATGGGGTGGCCCCAGCGCAGCCTTCG TGCCCCACACGCTGGTACTGGAAGCTGGTTCCT CACGCAATTGCCTTCTGTTTGAAGGAGTCGGGGAGCAAACCCCCCATG ATTCGATATCGCAAGGACCGTGCGGTGGCCCGACGTGCCCCCTGCTTTCCGACGGTGACCAGCCTCCAGGACCTGGCAAGTGGGGCAGCGCTGGCCGCCACAATCCACTGCTACTGTCCCCAGCTCTTGCGACTTGAGG AGGTATGCCTCAAGGACCCCATGTCTGTGGCGGACAGCCTGTACAACCTCCAGCTGGTGCAGGATTTCTGTGCCTCCCGCCTCCCTCGGGGCTGCCCGCTGTCCTTGGAGGACCTTCTCTATGTCCCACCGCCCCTCAAG GTCAACCTGATGGTGCTGCTGGCTGAGTTGTTCATGTGTTTCGAGGTGCTGAAACCTGACTTTGTGCAGGTCAAGGATCTGCCTGATGGTCACG CCGCCTCCCCCCAGGCCACAGAGGCCTCTACTCCCCAGAACAGCGGCAGCAG CtctcctgtcttcaatttccGCCATCCACTCCTGTcacctggtgggccccagtccccACTCCGAGGATCCACAG GCTCGCTGAAGTCCTCCCCGTCCATGTCCCACATGGAGGCCCTCGGCAAAGCCTGGAACCGTCAGCTCAG CCGTCCCCTTTCCCAGGCCGTGTCGTTCAGCACCCCCTTTGGCCTGGACAGCGACGTGGATGTTGTCATGGGAGATCCCGTCCTACTGCGCTCCGTCAGCTCAGACAGCCTGGGTCCCCAGCGCCCTGTGCCAGCCCGGACCCCTGCGCAGCCACCCCCAGAGACTGGCGACCTGCCTACCATCGAGGAGGCCCTGCAGATCATCCACAGTGCCGAGCCCCGGCTGCTCCCAGATGGGGCTGCCGACGGCAGCTTCTACCTCCATTCCCCTGAGGGGTCCTCCAAACTGCCGCTGGCTTCCCCCTACCCACAGGAGGGGGCCTCAAAACCACTGCCTGACGGGCCCACCAAAGTATCTGCCTACTTGCCCCACCCCGAGGGCCCCTCAAAACCGGCTCCCTGCCCAGCTGGGGAGGTATCAAAACCACCAGCCCTGCCTGAGGGCTCCCCAAAGGTGGCAGCTTCATCCCCAGCAGCCAGCAACTCTGAAGTGAAGATGACCAGCTTTGCTGAACGCAAGAAGCAGCTGGTGAAGGCCGAGGTCGAGGCCGGGTCCCCAGTGGCCACCCCGGGGGCACCGGAGGCCCTGAGCTCGGAGATGAGTGAGCTTGGAGCCCGGCTAGAGGAGAAACGCCGGGCCATCGAGGCCCAGAAGCGACGGATCGAGGCCATCTTTGCCAAGCACCGCCAACGACTGGGCAAGAATGCTTTCCTGCAGGTGCAGCCCCGGGAGGCTGGTGGGGaagcagaggcagagctgggcccGGCCCCTGGCGGGGAGCGGCCAGCAGGTGAGGGCCAGGGTGAGCCATCCCCACGGCCAAAGGCGGTGACCTTCTCACCAGAACTGGGCCCGGTGCCCCCCGAAGGACTGGGGGACTATAACCGGGCAGTGAGCAAGCTGAGCGCGGCACTCAACTCTCTGCAGCGGGACATGCAGAGGCTCACAGACCAGCAGCAGCGGCTCCTGGCCCCACCCGAGTCCTCCACAGTCGCCCCTACTCCAGCTGCCGCCGCGTGGGTCATCCCCGGTCCCACAACGGGCCCCAAAGCTGCATCCCCCAGCCCCGCCCGGCGCGCCCCAGCTGCCCGGCGCAGCCACGGGCCGGGCCCCAGCCCCGGCCCCAGCCCCACACCCCGCAGCCCCAAACACGCGCGGCCAGCAGAGCTGCGGCTGGCGCCCCTGACCAGGGTGCTCACGCCCCCACACGACGTGGACAGCCTCCCCCATCTGCGCAAGTTCTCACCGAGCCAGGTGCCGGTGCAGACGCGCTCCTCCATCCTCCTGGCCGAGGGGCCGCCCCCCGAGGAGCCCGCAGCACGGCCTGGCCTCATCGAGATCCCACTGAGCAGCCTGGAGGAGCCAGCGGCTGAGGACGAGGGAGATGGGAGCCCCCCTGGGGCTGAGGACTCCTTAGAGGAGGAAGCGTCTTCAGAGGGAGAGCCCCGCACCGGACTGGGCTTCTTCTATAAG GATGAAGACAAGCCCGAGGACGAGATGGCCCAGAAGCGGGCCAGCCTGCTGGAACGGCAGCAGCGGCGGGCTGAGGAGGCGCGGCGGAGGAAGCAGTGGCAGGAGGCCGAGAAGGAGCAGCGGAGGGAGGAGGCCTCGAG GCTGGCCCAGGAGGAGGTGGCCCCCAGCCCCCCTGCACCCACAGCTCCTACGGCCTCTGCTGCAACCCCAGCCCCAGCTGCCCGGGCCCCTGCTGAGGAGGAGGTGGGCCCCCGGCGGGGGGAGTTCACACGGCTGGAGTATGAACGCCGGGCCCAGCTGAAGCTGATGGACGATCTTGATAAGGTGCTGCGGCCCCGGGCAGCAGGGAGTGGGGGGCCGGGCCGCGGCGGTCGGAGGGCCCCCCGGCCACGCTCTGGTTGCTGTGATGACTCGGCCCTGGCTCGGAGCCCAGCCCGTGGACTGCTGG GCTCTCGGCTCAGCAAAATCTACTCCCAGTCCACCCTGTCTCTGTCCACGGTGGCCAACGAGGCCCCCAGTAACCTTGGTGTGAAGAGGCCCACATCTCG GGCTCCATCTCCATCGGGCCTCATGTCCCCCAGCCGCCTGCCCGGCAGCCGCGAACGTGAGTGGGACAATGGCAGCAACGCATCTTCCCCGGCCTCAGTGCCTGAGTATACGG GTCCGCGGCTGTACAAGGAGCCGAGTGCCAAGTCCAACAAGTTCATCATCCACAATGCCCTGTCACACTGCTGCCTGGCGGGCAAGGTGAATGAGCCACAGAAGAACCGCATTCTTGAG GAGATCGAGAAGAGCAAGGCCAACCACTTCCTGATCCTCTTCCGCGACTCAAGCTGCCAGTTCCGGGCCCTGTACACACTGTCCGCAGAAACAGAGGAGCTGTCACggctggcaggctatggcccCCGCACGGTCACACCAGCCATGGTCGAGGGCATCTACAAGTACAACTCAGACCGCAAGCGCTTCACGCAGATCCCTGCCAAGACCATGTCGATGAGCGTGGATGCCTTCACCATCCAGGGACACCTCTGGCAGAGCAAGAAGCCCACCACTCCCAAGAAGGGCAGCAGCACCCCCAAATAG